In Bos taurus isolate L1 Dominette 01449 registration number 42190680 breed Hereford chromosome 10, ARS-UCD2.0, whole genome shotgun sequence, the genomic window tttccttctccaatgcatgaaagtgaaaagtgaaagtgaagtcgctcagtcgtgtctgactcttagcgaccccatggactgcagcctaccaggctcctccgtccatgggattttccaggcaagaatactggagtggggtgccattgccttctcctgcaccAGGCATATAGGAGTTAGTAAACATTAGcagtgatgataatgataatagtGATTCTATGGAACTTTGCTTTTAGATATCCAGGAAAAAGTaaactattaatataataatCTTGTTATTCATAAAATTGACAAATTATTATGGCACGAGGTTGTCATTTGATAAAACTAACTTGGATTCTTTATAGAGTGAAATGATTTCAAGGTTAAAATTTAGATATTCACCTATAAttcataatttcatttaattcaatCAACAGCTAAGTTATATATGTTTATGCTTTAACATAAACATTATAGAGGCTATAATGATATTATAGcctaaaatatgtattttcattattttttttctacttctattcCCCTGGACAAATACGGGATTGAAATCTGACTCTTCCTAAATGTTTCCTGGTCTGTCATTGAACAAAAATGTCTGTTAAGACATTGAGTATCTCTTTGTGGGTTGAGGAGATAACAGCATATACTACTGGGGACAATATTGCAATAAGAAAAGAATTCCTAGCCCCCAAGGAGTTTAGAATCCAGCAAAAGGGAATGATCTGTAAATAACGAACAGAAGGAAAACTGAGATGAAAGCTACCCTGGAGGAACAAGGAACTGACCTCTCCTGGGGGCGGAGGTGTGCGGGCTTGGTATGAAGAACACTGCTGTGGAGGTGAGGCTTCAGCGAGAAGGCTCCACAGGGAGCAGGTGGCGGAGGTTTTCGGTGCGGGAGCGGCTACTGTTAGATCAAGGCCGGGAGAAGTGAAGGACCAGAAACCACCCGCTCTGCTGAGCGTGGCCATGGCCGGGGCTCCCATCCTTCAGAGCAGAACCGCTGCAGCACGGCAGGGGTCGCCATGCCGAGCTGGTGGGTTCAGCGCTGCTCACTTCATTTTCCACTGGAGCTGTCCTTGATTTTCACCCTTTCTTTGTTGTCTGTTACAATAgcgcccttttttttttttttttttttgtcatttacatttcaaaataaaaagagggATCAAGGTTTGTGGGGTTTCCCTGACCATTACTAAGTAAGACCTGCAGAGTTCTCTCTGGTAATTCCATCACAGGTGTTTTCTCCTTTCTTGGAAGTGCAGCTCACTGCTTATCTTTTTCCCTGCACCTTTTTCTGAGGCACTGTGGAGGGTCTTGTGTCTGTGCTAGTCACCCAGTACCAAAGTCTCCAAGTCCTCTTTTTACTTCACTATACAGATGTTTTAGGACCGGAGTTTTCGGCACCACTGGTGTATTTTTTTGgctctcttttcttttataaGCTCTTTTATCTTTGACTTaatcctactgctgctgctgctgctaagtcgcttcagttgtgtctgactctgtgcggccccatagacggcagcccaccaggctgcgccttccctgggattctcctgagGCCACAGTGAATTTTGTTTGTTAGCTTTATTTTTGTGTTGAACAGGATTTGTAATTTTTAGTGACTTCATACTTTTAAGGTTGTAACTATCTGGTATTCAAACACTGCcgccttccttcctttttcttttctaggaCATTTTATTCCCTTGTTACGGGTTATGCCATTATTTGCTTCTTTGCAGGGTTTGGTCTGGAGAGTTCTTATTGCCACGAGCAGGGTGGTTTACATGACTGAAAAGGTGCTGTATGTTACTGCTTAGGACTCCGTATGGTGTTCCCTTTTTATGTGTCCTGTAAGAAATTTGTATCCTAAGCACTAAGGAATTACTTAATATGATACTTCTCTTGGAAATGAGAGAATaaattgatttttctaaaatgatacagcattttgtttcttcttttttttaggaCATGATATTCACTTTTGTGACAAGAAAATACTGTTGTTAGAAGCAGGTCCAAAGAAAGTGCTGGAGAAATTGCCAGAAACTTACAGCAACAGAGTCAGCTCCATCTCCCCTGGCTCTGCAACCCTTCTCAGTAGTGAGTAAAAGATCCTCTGTCACTGTGCCAGCCTCCTGTCTTGACTTTCCAGGATGTCCTGTAGGGCAGAGTCAGCGGGGCACCTGGCAAGGAGGGAGCTCACCGAGATGCCTGGGAGAGGAGGGTAGGGGTGGTAAGTCTAGTACGTAGCTGAAGATCCCAAGAATTGTTCATGTGTCCACTTCCGGTCTGAGAAGACTTCCAGCAGACATGTGGGTCCATGTGGACATCATTTGTGATGTTGGGTCATTATAAATCGGTGGAATTGAAACTATATGAACTAATTGTGACCCTTCACTTGGTGCCAGCATCCTCTTTATTCCCAGAGTCAGCTGTCTGTGGGGCTGGGGAGCCTGAATGCTAAATGCTTTTAGGGTGTAGATGGGTGTGTGCACGGGTAGCACATCGTCTTCGGGTCTCTGCCAGATGTTGCTCCCTCAAGCCAGCCTGTGTGGAACCATCCCATCTAAAATGAGACTCTTGCATCATTCCCTAGCCCCTTATAccgctttatttttctttatgacaCTTAGTAACTGATACtatgattttttttgggggggttgtcTATCTTTCCAGCTAGAATGTCAGCTGCTTAAGGGCTGAGATTTGTCTGGTTTCCCACTTTGTGCTCAGTACCTAGAAgtgtatctggcacatagtaagtgctcagtaaatatctcAATGAATGAATTGCTTTGGTTCTCTAGATTTAAACAAAGAATCATCTTTATCCAGGGAGTTTGTAacctcagtgggcttccctggtgcctcggacagtaaagaatctgcctgcagtgagggagacctgggttcagtccttgggaagattcccctgaagaaggggatggcagtccacttcagtattctttttttttttttcacttcagtattcttgcctggagaattccatggacagaggagcctgatgggctaaagtccatgcgatcacaaagagtcagacaggactgagtgactaacactttgtaaCCTCAGTAGGTTGATTTTTGTAACACTTTTTTTGTAACTCAGTAGGATTTTGTAACTCAGTAGGATGACTTTGTAACCTTTAGTAGGATGGTGAAGAGAAAGTACAATAtggattttaatttcctttattatttctctctcttaatGTGGTTTGACCTTTGATCATGAAAGCTGGGTCTTTTTTCATGCTCTGTAATCAGAGCTGGGAAACAGTAGCTTCGCTCCTAGCACCAAACAGGGTAGAAGTGGTGAGTATTTCTCTATTATTGAACACTGAGAACAATCTCTCACTTAACAGGAAGAAGGGACAAAGGGAGACCCAGGGCGGCTGTAGGTCCCATGAGGTTGCTCTGGTCTGTATGTAGCTCTTTTCTCTCGTAGGTTTTGGTGCCTGGGACCACATCTGCAACATGCGATGCAGAGCCTTTCGGCGAATGCAGGtgcctcctttttcacttttggcAAGATCTTTCGGTCTGTCTTGAGTTAAAATAGTGGAGTACACATTCTCCAGGTTTTCTGTAAATGTGGGAAGAATTCAGGCAGAGTTTATACTCCGTCTCAGGAAGTAGGAGGGAAGCATTCACAAGAGAATTTTCTTCTTACTGTACATCTCCTGCCAGAGGGACTGATACCTTGGGGTTGTTCTGCTTCAGTCCCTTGGGAAAGCGGTGCTCAGTTTCTGATTAGAGTAATGCCTCCTTTTCCCTGGCTTGTAGTACATGCTCTCCCTTTGTGTTTCCAGGTGTGGGATGCCTGCTCAGAGGCCCTGATAATGTTCGATAAGGATAATTTAGATGACATGGGCTATATAGTGGAGAACGATGTCATCATGCATGCTCTCACTAAGCAGCTGGAGGCTGTGTCAGGTGAGGCCCCTGACTCTCCCATCTTCCAGTCACTCTTTGGAAGGAGAACTGGCTTAGAATTATTCTTGGACTTACTGGAAGGATCCCTCCTACAGATACTGATGTTCACCATAAAGAAGCCCTCTGAGGGTTATTTCAGGGTggttcttcctctctctttttaaaacagctttactCAGGTATGGCTTACATACCAGTAAGTGTACACCCATgctaagtgtacaattcagtgactttgtgtttttcagaatttgccttttctggacatttcatttaAGTAGACTTATACAATGTGTattttttgtgtctgacttctctccctgaatatatttttggatttattcatgttgtagcatgatTCAGCGCTCCAGTCTCATGCGCATGTATTACACTTGGTTTATCCATCATCAGCGATGGACAttggttgtttctactttttcgtGGTTGTGAATACAGCTAGGGACATttgtgtgcaagtttttgtgtgtatatacggTTTATTTCTTCTGGGTGGATACTTAGGactagaattgctgggtcatgtaataattctatgtttaacattttcaTAAATTGCCAAACTTGAAAGAGGCTGTACCATGTCACTTTACTGCCAACAAATTTAAGAATTCCAATTTCTCCGCCCCTTGCCAAAAGTTATTCCCcttaacctttctttttttttttaatagccatcCTAGTAACTGTGAGGTGGTGTCTCATAGTTTTGATTGTATTTACCtgatgactaataatgttgagtgtcttttcagaTGCTTGTtggctatttgtgtattttttttggagaagtgtctatgcaaaatcttttgcccatttagaACTagattgtcttttatttttttagttataaGGGTTCTTTGTGTAGTCTGGGTATAAAttccccatatatatatatatatgttttttagaTATTTCGGGGTTCTGGAGGGAGAAAAATTGGAAGCGACTTAAATTTAGATGCTTTTTGATATGAGATAATGGTTCATCCATGGAGTGAACTTCCATGtagttttaaaagataacttAGATCTAATAGTCACTTAGAAACATGTCCCACAATTTACTGGTGAAAAAAAGTCTGTGTTGTATGATcccacgtgtatgtgtgtgtgtgagggggaaTGGTGTTTGTGCATGCACAAACATAGGAAATTACCTGGAAAGCAACAGAGCAAAGCTTTAACTGTAGCTATATCTGAGTGGTATGATTAAAGGTgattctcccccaccccccctctTAAACCTGTATTTGCAGTTCAGACTTTTACACCAAGTAAAAGTAataaacatataatttttatgATCAGAAAAGTAAAATGTCTTCCGGGGGAAGGAAAACCTTAGGAAATCTAGAACGTGTTTGAGCCTGTGGTATTCCCCACCCTGTTTGCTCTGAAAGCACATGTGGGTTCATTTGGACATAGAGTGAAAAAGACTAGAGGAGCGAGAGTGTGGGGAGAAAGGAGCGCCTGGCAGGAGGTAAGTCAGTGAGATAtctcccctcacacacacaccgaTTCAGCCCTGTGGCCTCCGTCTTTTATTAGCTCTTAGACCATAACATTGATgacatgggtttttttttaaggtctttaCCTTTCTTATTTAGGAGTCAATGATAAGATAAAGATAAGCTGTCTTGCGACCTTGCTTTATTTACTGAGTTTTTTCCTCAGCCTGCGGGCCAACTgtctaatgtttttttttttttttttttgtctaatgttttgttttctctcttctgacCTCCCTAGACCAAGTGACCGTTCTCTACAAGAGCAAAGCAGTCAGCTATACCTGGCCTTATCCGTTTTCCATGGCAGACTCCAGCCCTTGGGTTCATATTACCCTAGGTGATGGCAGAACCCTCCAGACCAAATTGTTGGTAGTTGAAGATTCTTATTTTGCCAGGGGTCTTGCATATCCACATCTTATTAGAGTCTATGGTCTCTTGTTTTAGATCTTAGCTATAGTTGAAGTTGATTTGAAGCAAAGCTTTTGGCTATAAGGACCTGGACCCACTCAGATCAGCTCCAGTTAGGATGGCCCTATTGTAAATGCTGTACAGGAGGCAATCTCTCAGACCATCATATGTCTTGAAATAAAGGATAGCTGGCCTTACAGGGACAGGAATCAGAGGGTCAGAAAATGAGCCCTTTCTCTACCTCTCAGGAATCCTGCAGTCACTCATCTCACAtctcccattttttttctcttcctgatcaTTAGCTTCCCCTTTTGCATGGCAGCCATTCTCAGCCTTACATCAGGACTGTTCAGCTCCAGTGTCTGCTTTACTGCTTTCTAGTTCAGTATGAAGAGACTTTGGCTGAGTTTAACCTATGGCTGGCCCTTTGTGGGTCAGATGTCCAGCTATGGTCTGTTCATTGAAGCTGGGATCGCTTATGTAGGGCTTCTCCTCTAGGGGCTGGGAGTAACATAGGTAAGAGTTGGCTGCCCCAGATGGGCTTGCCAACAGTTGGAACTAGAGAAAACTTTCAGGAGGCAGGGACAACCTTCTGGAGTAGTTTTGTTAATTAAGAGGTTGGCAGACTCAGCAGGCTCTTGTCTGCACGCAGATTGGTGCAGACGGTCACAACTCAGGAGTGCGGCAGGCTGCAGGAATCCGGAATGTTAGCTGGAACTATGACCAATCCGCTGTTGTGGCTACTCTGCATTTATCAGAGGTAAGATCCTGAGCCCACTCTTGGGAGCCTTGCTCATGCCTAACTGGTACCGGGCACTTCTGACAAGGACTCTTCTCCTGTGTGTTGTAGGCCACCGAAAACAATGTAGCTTGGCAGAGATTTCTCCCCTCTGGGCCCATTGCTCTGCTTCCGGTAAGAAGTCCTTCTGGCTTGTCTTCTTAAACATGTCAACTCTTCTCCTTTTAGAACCTCACTCCACTCAGCCTTTTGCTAGTTGCAAGGGACTATGCCCAGACTAGCTTTGTTACCCCTTCTTATCGTCCCTCGAACCTGAGAGCTCTTAGGAACCGAAGTGTCAGCCCTTGGCATTGATGTTCTTTCGACACAGCTCTCAGACACTTTGAGTTCCTTGGTTTGGTCCACATCCCATGAACATGCAGCAGAGCTGGTCAGCATGGAAGAGGAGGAGTTTGTGGATGCCATTAACTCCGCCTTTGTGAGTATCACCTGCCGATGATGTGTTGCGGGGATAGATCCAGAAAGGTGGTTCTGAGTAAGAAGAAAGGAATAATCAACACACTGCCCCTTTGGACCTGTACCACTTGATCTGGATTACATGGGGGAGAGGCTTCAGGAAAATGTGAAACCACAGAAATTGGCTTGTGTGCACTTCTGAGCGTCGTGGGCTGCTGCTCTGCTGACCGAAACAGCTGCCTGTGTGGAAGTTACCTGGATAAGTAACTTTTTTTGAAGTGATAATACTTTGATAATTTTTAACAGAAGCCAGCAAGAGCAAAAGGAACTAAACGTACTAAAGGGGCTTCCAAGGTAATGATGACCCTTTCTGGGTGACTTAGTATATGTTCCTGGCATAAGGCCTTTGCAGTGCATTCGTTCAGCAAGTTATGAGTGCTGCTACGTAGATGGCACTGGAGGTAGACAAGTGAGATACAGCCCCTGCTTTCAGGAAGCTCAGAGTGAGGAAGGACACAGAAATGAGTTAGGATCCAGTGTAGAGTTTGCATAGGATGCTATACTATGGAGCTTGGAGGAGAACAACAGACACAGAGGACGGTTTGGAGGGAGGTTTACAAAGCGATGGTAGCTTCTGGACACTCCTAGGTGTTACCCTGGTGAACTAGAATTGAGGGGACATTCTAAGCAGAGGGGTGTGTGGAATCAAGAGCATGCTGTAGAGAGAGCTGCTTTGTGGCTGGCACGTGCATTTTGAGGGTTAGGAATGGTGAAAGATGAAGCTCAGAGGTAGGCAGGGGTGGCTCATGAGCAGTTTGACTTGGTCCTACAGCTTGTGGGGAATGACGGGGAATTGCATTTTGCATTCATTTGAGGGGCTTGTCACTTGTGGTACCACTACCCATGGCTGTGGTTATAAAATGCTTGCCTTGTTGAATGTTTTAATTCCCCGCTGGAATTGCTGAtgaactttcactttattttgtgGTCGATACTACTCAGTGGAGTGATGTGAACCACACAGACTTCATCGACTCAGCTGGCTCCATGCTGCAGTCCGCAGTTGCCTTTCTGAAGCCCACTAGAGTCTCAGCTCGCCAGCTGCCCCCCAGTGTTGCCAGGGTGGACGCCAAAAGCCGAGTCCTGTTTCCTCTTGGGTTGGGACACGCTGCCGAGTATGTCCGGCCTCGGCTGGCCCTCATTGGGTAAGATGGTAACAGCAGAGCCGCTCCCTTTTCCCTCTTGCTGAAGGCCACACCTGAACTCTGCTTTATTCTTAGGGATGCAGCCCACAGGGTCCATCCACTTGCAGGACAAGGTGTCAACATGGGCTTTGGGGATATCTCCAGTTTGCTCCATCACCTCAGTACTGCAGCCTTCAATGGCAAAGACTTAGGTAAGGATTCAGTGTACCTTGGAGAAGTATCCCAAGCTCATATAATATGGGAAGATTAGGAAAATGACTCCTCAGGAGCCAGATAGAGTGGGCATAAATGCATCTGGTTTGCTAGGAAAGAAAACAGCACTGCAGAATTAGGGAGGTAACCTTGCCTTTTCCCTCCAGGCTCCATGAGCCACCTCACAAGTTATGAAACAGACAGACAGCGTCACAACACCGCTCTTCTGGCTGCTACGGACCTACTGAAGAGGCTCTATTCCACCAGGGCCACCCTCGTCGTGCTGCTCAGGACCTGGGGCTTGCAGGCTACAAATGCAGTGTCTCCACTCAAAGTAAGAGAGCTCTCCCAGATCTCCAAGAATCATGCTCACTGAGGAATGACTTGGCCGATGACTGtttaatttctttgaattatttttcttggctATTAAATTATCATCTTTATCTGAATACCTTCCCCAGTGGTTATGAGCAGAAATGTCCCTGCTGGGCTTTTTGGTACTAGCCCACATGGAAGCAGTAACTTGATATAAAATAGTGAATACGGATTCTTAAAGATGCTTAAACTCCTTTTGCTGCTGTCCAGCTTCTTTCCTGAGAAACCTCCATTAAAAGTTACTTTGGAGGGACTTGGAAGGAGAATCTGTCTGGAACTATCACGAATTTTTGCTTcaatcactttaaatattttaaagtattgtcTTCACCTGCCTTCATACCTTAAAATATCAAGAGTATCACTCACTTGATTTCATTTTATCTCTAGGAACAGATCATGGCCTTTGCAAGCAAATGAGTACTCTTCTTCTGGAGATTATGTTGATGAAAAATGAATATCGAACATCTTTTTCCAAGACCATCACGTcgtttcaaaattaaataaatttacattagaattcttctctctttttctcctctgcttaATGAACTTTTGAAGCCCAAATAATGAGTGATAATTTATGGTGAGGAGGGCATATCAACCAAGCCAAGGGgaaaaaaccaaaggaaaactatgacttggctgaaaataaatttttattacttaaaacaAAAATTGCTAAGGTGCCGTCTCATTCATTTTTACTTGTTaacaatttttttgaaaaagaagatttatacaactttttaaaaaatgctggttgtaaatttatagtttattttgatAGACAAGAATTAGAAAGTCAATTGATGCATTTTTGTTAGAACTGctattttaaaactaataatGCTAGAATGCAGAATAAGACAAATTGCTTTAACCTTTATTATAGGTATATTAGACTTTCTTAAAAGGAAACCAAGTTTTAAAATGCTAGTTATTACTTCCTTATCACAGCACCATTTTTCATCGATGGCTCCTCTGTGGGACACCACTGTATTCTgtcataaaacaataaataatttcaTTGCACAGGTTAAAAGACCTCAGGAACCAGgtcaaaagaaaagaatctgaatagcaGCAGAATTTGTTCATGTTTGATTGCAGACTGCTGGCAGACCTGGGCAGGGGGCGGGTTGCTTTACTCTGCAGTTTTGAAGTGCTTACCTCACAGTACCCAAGATGCCTATCGAAGAGATTTTTGGATCCATTGGATTTGTATGCCATAAAGAATATCTTGCTCAGAAGTCTgatttgaaaatgaaagaagataacGGTCTGCTTTTGACCCAAGGTAAGCTTTTCTTGGGAAATATTTTTGAAGGAGTGGGAAATGTGTTACCACAGGGGAGCTTTTCAGGTAAATGCAGAAAATTTATAAGATCCTAGAGTAAAAACGTGAATGTTTCAAGTCTTCCTGGAATCTCAGGAAAAATGTGCCCAGAATGAAAGATGGCAGCTCTGGGAAAAGCTGGGTGATTACTGGCAAAGTCCAGAAAGGTCACTGTAGGGGAAAAAGGTCCTCTTTCATAAGAAAAGGGAAAGGTAAAAAGAACATGGACTCTACAAAAGTACGCAAACAAAATCAGGCAAGACATGAATTTTAAGGCACACCTTGCAAGGGCCTCCATAACCCACAGAGGATGTTTtgctgaaaacacacacacaacatccaCTGTGTGCCGGGCCTTGTCCCAAGTATTTGAAATACATAACATATTCACAGAAAGGAAACCTCATCACCAATACTAGACCCTGTAAGACCTCTCGTAAGAGGCCCAAAAAGTATACTAGCGGCAGAAAGAATAGACAAACTTttttgtaagaaataaaaattctcattCCAAATTGTTCCTATAATGGATAAACTGGTTAATTCTCCAGATGTTCTAATCAAGATTATCAGAAAATATGTAGCTACATTTCTGGAGTTATAATGCGTCTACCCAAGAGTTCTGAAAGTATTTGGGATGACTAAAGAAGTCAGCTGAACAATGTGTGGCCTTTATAAAAAAAGTTCCAGAGATAAACTGGTGATAAAAGACCAGGAAATCTTACTCCTCTGAATCCATCAAGCTGGAGGAGTCTTTAGTGAACATAGCTTATCTCTTGGGAAAACGTGGTTTCTAGTGGGAAATGGTCTCCCCCAGTGAAATTTATGGGATTTCAGTTCtcaaaccaggaactgaacctgggccctcggcagtgagagcatggagtcctaaccactggaccaccaggggattccctgtCCCTAATCTTGCATTTAGTGTATGAAGACTGGTTCTAACGGCCTTCTCTTTGGACAAGATGGGAAGGTCCAGAGGTTAAGTAGTATGTTAAAGAGAATGTAAGGGATGTAGAAGGTGTTTTCTTCAAAACACCAAAAGACTAtgcaaatgaaagtgaagtcgcgcagttgtatctgactctttgtgaccccatggactgtagcctatcaggctcctctgtccgtggaattttccaggcaagagtactggagtgggttgccatatccttcaccaggggatcttcccgacccaggggaacccaggtctcccacgttgcaggcagacactttaccatctgagccaccagggaagccccaaaagactATGGAAGGAGAGATTAGAGCAGAAGTAAGACTATggaggagggatttttttttctaacatcaGTGCAGTCCCAAAGTGGAATGAGTTGTCTGGGAACATGCCTAAACAGAAACTGAGTGATAACGAGTTAGAAGCATTAAGGGACTGCAATGGGTAGAAGACTGGATTACATTTTTTagctgtttccattatttccattatttagctgtttctattatttcattCTGCTTTAGCATTTTTGGAGGAAGAGAATAGGTATAAAGGTGACCTCAGTATAATTAAACATTAGTGTGAAGAATGAAAAAATGCCACATAGAATTGAAAAAACAAATTTGGGGGGATAAGTATATAGAAATTTGCCTAGTTATTTGCACATAtcagatattaaatatttcttgactCAATGGACTTATTTGTGCATAtcagatattaaatatttcttgactCAATGGACTTATCTGCACATAtcagatattaaatatttcttgactCAATGgactatctttaaaaataaggtttCCCAGGAAGTGGTGTGAGGGCCGAGTGTATTTATGTGAAAAAGCTGAGTCTACTGTGGAAGCTACAAGCGTGTGGAGATACAATTCTGCTGGAAGGAAGCTGGAGGTAAAGAGCCAGACTTCAGGAAGATCTTCCAAGTCCAAGAACAATCAAGTGCGTAGACAAGCAAATGACGGTCATGTGGGAGAGAACAAGATAATGGACTTCAGGGGAAATAATTCACAGAATCGAATGCTGAATATTCAAAGTGAGCATCCACTATATGGATGTGGGCCAAGATGGCCAAGCAAGTCAAATGTTAGGTCTCACCAGGAAGGGTATCAGAAACCCTGGGACTAGACAGCTATGTAGAGGATGCTAGCTGAAATGATCAGGGGGCAGGGCAGAAAGAGACACTGCTATGAAGACTAAAAGTGCAAGCTGAAAGGGGCTATTACCAAAATCTAGATCCTTGGAAAGCACACCCACAGGCCTCTTACCAGAAACCGGGGTATAGCTGtattagaaatacaaagaaattaaatttagGATGACAATATAAAGACAAGGGGAGGAGGAGGTATTTGCAcaggaaacacacacatactcctTATATAAGATTGGATATGTTCATTAATCCGAGGGTTGACTGATAAAAAGTTGATTAAAAAGTGGTCTGTACAAGGCAGACACACCCTCCCAAAACGTGTCCTCTTAACTGGATGTCCCACTTCTGGCCAATGAGGAGTTGCTCTCCATCCTGCTGAGATTTAGAATGGCTGCTCTCAGCTGGCTGGGTTGGCGCTAACACAAAGTGGGATCGTGTAACTTCAGGTATGGTGTTTTTCTCTGAATTACACATGGTAAGCAAAACCTTTTTCTTTAAGGGCAGGTGAGTGGAAGTAAAGGTGGGACAGGGCAAAGTGTAGGAAAAATACCGGTGTCAAAAGGTCATGGGACTGTCATCAGTTTAACATCTAAGAGGATAATTAAAATGTTCAAAGGGATGAGGCACTAAAAGGGCTGAAATGAGATTTTTCTTTGGTTGCcacggttccatccctgggttcccTAAGATTAAGTTCCAAAGCTGTTACTTTTGGCTCTCTGATATACAAGGAACCTCAAAGATTTAGATTCTGGTACCAGCTGTGCATGAAGAGTGGTTAGGAAACAGTTCACATttgattaattaaaattaattaaacccCAATCTCTAGACCCAAGGGCAAGACCTGTCTACAAAAGCCCCTTCCTCTTGGTGAAACCAGCTGCTGGGCTTCAGTCCAGGTGGCCCCCAGACTAGCACAGAACACAACAGAATCCTTTCCTCTCTCGttctccctttaaaaatattGGCAAATGCAGGCCTCAGAAGAATGGCGTGGCCTTAGTG contains:
- the COQ6 gene encoding ubiquinone biosynthesis monooxygenase COQ6, mitochondrial (The RefSeq protein has 1 substitution compared to this genomic sequence); this encodes MAAQLARVRWGTVFAAAQKGPRVSCRRWAGASADNVYDVVVSGGGLVGAAMACALGHDIHFCDKKILLLEAGPKKVLEKLPETYSNRVSSISPGSATLLSSFGAWDHICNMRCRAFRRMQVWDACSEALIMFDKDNLDDMGYIVENDVIMHALTKQLEAVSDQVTVLYKSKAVSYTWPYPFSMADSSPWVHITLGDGRTLQTKLLIGADGHNSGVRQAAGIRNVSWNYDQSAVVATLHLSEATENNVAWQRFLPSGPIALLPLSDTLSSLVWSTSHEHAAELVSMEEEEFVDAINSAFWSDVNHTDFIDSAGSMLQSAVAFLKPTRVSARQLPPSVARVDAKSRVLFPLGLGHAAEYVRPRLALIGDAAHRVHPLAGQGVNMGFGDISSLLHHLSTAAFNGKDLGSMSHLTSYETDRQRHNTALLAATDLLKRLYSTRATLVVLLRTWGLQATNAVYPLKEQIMAFASK
- the COQ6 gene encoding ubiquinone biosynthesis monooxygenase COQ6, mitochondrial isoform X1, whose product is MAAQLARVRWGTVFAAAQKGPRVSCRRWAGASADNVYDVVVSGGGLVGAAMACALGHDIHFCDKKILLLEAGPKKVLEKLPETYSNRVSSISPGSATLLSSFGAWDHICNMRCRAFRRMQVWDACSEALIMFDKDNLDDMGYIVENDVIMHALTKQLEAVSDQVTVLYKSKAVSYTWPYPFSMADSSPWVHITLGDGRTLQTKLLIGADGHNSGVRQAAGIRNVSWNYDQSAVVATLHLSEATENNVAWQRFLPSGPIALLPLSDTLSSLVWSTSHEHAAELVSMEEEEFVDAINSAFKPARAKGTKRTKGASKWSDVNHTDFIDSAGSMLQSAVAFLKPTRVSARQLPPSVARVDAKSRVLFPLGLGHAAEYVRPRLALIGDAAHRVHPLAGQGVNMGFGDISSLLHHLSTAAFNGKDLGSMSHLTSYETDRQRHNTALLAATDLLKRLYSTRATLVVLLRTWGLQATNAVSPLKEQIMAFASK